Part of the Paenibacillus terrae HPL-003 genome is shown below.
AAGCCAGGAAGCCGAGCGCGTCCGAGCTGAGCTCAATCTGCTGCAGAGTCAGATGAATCCCCATTTCCTGTTCAATACGCTGAATGCGCTTCTAGTGGTCAGTACCAAAAACAATTACACGGATGTCAAAGACATCATCAAGAACTTGTCGAAGCTGCTCCGCCGCTTGCTGAACTGGAAGGACGATCTGGTGCTGCTGGAGGAAGAGATAAATTTTACCGTGATGTATCTCGGCATCGAGAAATTCCGGTTTCAGGACAAATTCGAGTATTCCATCGAGATCACCGAAGAAGCGCGTTACTACAAGATACCGAAGATGAGTATTCAACAACTCGCGGAGAACGCCTGCAAGTATGGCATACAGGCTATCGAAGGGCTTGGAGTGGTCAAAATCCGCGCCGAAGTAGCCAATGAGCGGCTGCGTGTGGTTGTATCGGATAATGGCAGAGGTATTGACGAGGAACGGTTAAAGGAGGTTTTGTACAACATGCGCAGCGAAAAGGAGACTATAGGAGGTAATATTGGCATCCGCAATGTATACCGACGGTTGGAGTTGTACTACAACGGCAGGGTTAGTTTTAACCTGACTAGCAAGGTGGGAGAAGGTACCGAGGTGGCCTTCGAAATTCCGATGCAGTTGCTGGAATGGCAGGATGGAGAAGGAGGGAAGGGCAATGGCGTTTAAAGTGCTGCTGATTGACGACGAGCCTTGGGCACTGGAGGGCATGCAAATTTGGATTGATTGGGGAGAGCTGGGCTTTGAGGTGTGTGGCATTTGCGGCAACGGAATGGATGGTTTGAGGCTAATGGAGAAACTGGGGCCAGACCTGGTGATGGTGGATATCCACATGCCGATAATGGATGGTTTGGAAATGATAAAGCAATGGCGGCAAAGAGGGAATGTCTCCACGAAATTTATCATTCTTACAGGGTACAGCGAATTTGATTACGCTCGAAAGGCTCTCAAATACAGAGTCTCCCGGTATTTGCTGAAGCCTTTGGATGAGGAGCAGACTGAACTGGAGATTCGGGCAATTCAACGCGAATTGTTGGAGGAACAGGAGCTCATTTACATCGGCCAGATTGCTCGTCGGGAAGAGGTGTTGCAGATGATTAAGGAGGCACTACTGGGCAAATCGATGTCCACGGAGGGGAACGATTTCATGGAATCTGTGTCCCAATCCGCCAACTTATGGAATGTATGTCTGGTGCAGGCGCATCGGGACCAGTCCGCACGACTGGGCGAGTGTGCACTTGAATTACTCGATGACTTAGAGACAGCATATTTGGTGCATCTGTCCATGGAACATTTCGTCATTGTGTTCGGCGACTCGGCGTATCAAGGTGATGGACTCAGTGCTGAGAAGACTATAGAAGCACTGGCCCGTCGCTTGGCGGGCTTTCGTGTCTTCATGGCAGTTGGTACCTCGGCAGGCTCACTAACTGGAATCAGAGCAGCCTACAAGACAGCGACCAAGGCGCTGCTGCATGCGTTTTATGAGTTGGAAGAGAACCGCATTATCCGTTATGACATGATTGAAGGAAGCGTGTTTCAACATTGCCACAATCAGTTGGAACTTTTGGAACGCATATTGGAGGCGTTTGAAATCATCGACTATGCTGGCTATCGGTCGATTGTTGATTCGATGGAGCAATTGTTCCGGGAGACGCGAGTGTATCCCGATGAGGTTCGGAAATTTGTCGTCTTTCTTCTGCACGAAATCAGGGCGTATATGAGTGTTCATATTGCTAGCGACAGGAGGCCTTTCGGCTATCTGTTCGACATCCCCAATATGGACGAGGCGTTGCTGACTTTTGACGATATGATCGGGATGCTGCGTTCTTGTGGACAGGTTTGCTTTGAACTTCTTCTCAAACAGAGCATGATTGAGCCTCAGGGGATCGTGCAGGATATCAATGACTACATCCGTAGTTATTTCCGGGAAAGTCTGACCATTAAACAGCTGGCAGAGCAATTTTTTCTGCATCCTACCTATCTGGGACAATTGTTGATACGCAAAAACGGTATCGGGTTCAATGAATTGCTCCATGATCTGAGGATTGAAGAGGCAAGTCGCCTGCTTCGTATGAACCAATATAAAAATAGCGAGCTATCAGAAATGGTAGGATATACTAATTATAACCATTTTTTGAAGCAATTTGAGAAGCGCTTGGGTATGTCACCAAACGAATATAAGAAAATCAAAGCTTTTCATGTGAAAAGCTTTAATTCGAATATAGTTTCCGATCAGATATAAATTTAAACTAAAATTAATTAAATGTAAGGGCTTTCATACTTGGTATTATAAAACTATCGGAGGTGTCTTATGGGGGACAGAAAAAAATCGTTACTTCGTATTGGAGCGGTAGCACTTTTGTCACTGAGCGTTGTTCTATCTGGCTGCTCAATCAGCGGCAGCAGCAAAGGTGGAAATTCCAATGCGGACAATGTCAACAGCGGAGAGGTTGGAGCGGCAAGTCCAATTGAAATCTCAGTCTTCTTGAATGAAGCTGGACAGCAGGCGACAGCGGACAACAAGCTTTACAAAATGATGAAGGATGAGCTTGGTGTTACCTTCAAATTTGAATTTCTTGCGGGCGATAAGAACCAGAAGCTCGGCGTTATGATTGCTGGCGGGGATTACCCGGACCTGATCTCGGCAGACACAAAGCTGACTGCTGCGGGAGGCGTCATCCCGTTGGAAGATCTGATCGAGAAACATGCACCTAATCTGAAGAAACACTATGAAAAGTATTGGAACCAAATGAAGGACCCTAATGATGGACATATTTACTATTTGCCAAACTATGGCGTCTACAATGGTGAAGTTGCTGATACCTATTACGGTGGTCCTGCCTTCTGGGTTCAAAAGGCTGTTCTCAAGGAGTTCAACTATCCAACTATTAAAACATTGGATGAATACTTCGATCTGATTAAAAAGTACAAAGAGAAATACCCAACGATTGATGGCAGCCCAACTATTGGTTTTGAAATCCTGAACTATGACTGGAAAACCTGGGGATTGCTGAATCCTCCACAACATTTGATTGGTCATCCAAACGATGGCGGTGTAGTTGTAAACAAAGGTGTGGCAGAAATTTTTGCTGATAAAGATTACGCTAAGAAGTACTACCAGAAGCTGAATGAAATTAATGCTCAAGACTTGCTCGATAAGGAAACGTTTACACAGAACTATGATCAGTACTTGGCGAAGTTGTCTAACGGTAATGTACTGGGGATGTTCGATCAGCACTGGAACTTCCTCAAAGCTGAGGATTCACTGAAGGTGCAGAAGAAGCTGGAGCGGACATATGTAGGTTTCCCTCTGGTATATGATTCCAGCATTAAGGATTACTATCGGGACCGTCCAGCGCTTAATCTGAATAATGGTTTTGGTATTACTGTTAACGCCAAGGATCCGGTAAAAATCATCAAAGTACTCGATAAACTTATGGATGAAAAATGGCAAAAGCGATTTACTTGGGGTGTCGAAGGCCAGGATTATTATGTTAATAAGCAAGGTCGCTTCATGAAAACACCAGAGCAGCGTACTAACGCTGATGATGCTGCCTGGAAGCTCGCCAATAAAGCAGAAGCTTTATACAATACCGCACCGAAGCTGGAGGGTTATTTTAGCGATGGCAACGCCACCACGGCAACCAATCAGCCTGAAGAGTATCAAGCAAGCTTGAAGCCTTACGATAAGGAAGTTCTAAAGGCATACGGGTTTAATAGCTACGTTGACTTCTTTAGTGCTCCTCCTGAGAACCCAGTCTACTACCCGGCTTGGTCCGCCGATATCGTGGATGGTTCTCCGGCCAAGATTGCCAGCACAAAGCTGAACGAGCTTTCTACAAAGTATCTGCCTAAAGCAATCCTGTCGAGTCCGTCTAGCTTCGACTCCGTATGGAACGAATACACCTCCGAGATTCATAAGCTTGACATCAAGACCTATGAAGACAAAATAAACGAAGTGCTGAAGTGGAGAATTGAGAATTGGACTGCTAAATAGAACTATTTCTAAACCGGAAAGGGAGCACTCCTCCCTTTCCGAAAAATATAAGAATGGATAGGGGGTTTGATACTATGGAGGAAATTGCAATTGGCGCCAAGCCAGTTAAACAGGCAGACCCGAAGAAGAAACGCAGAGACAAACGCGTGACCTGGGCTATTATCAAGGATCAGAGACAACTTATCTATATGTCAGTTCCTCTGCTTGCTTATATAGTCTTATTTGCTTATGTGCCGATCTGGGGTTGGTCGATGGCATTTCAA
Proteins encoded:
- a CDS encoding response regulator, whose amino-acid sequence is MAFKVLLIDDEPWALEGMQIWIDWGELGFEVCGICGNGMDGLRLMEKLGPDLVMVDIHMPIMDGLEMIKQWRQRGNVSTKFIILTGYSEFDYARKALKYRVSRYLLKPLDEEQTELEIRAIQRELLEEQELIYIGQIARREEVLQMIKEALLGKSMSTEGNDFMESVSQSANLWNVCLVQAHRDQSARLGECALELLDDLETAYLVHLSMEHFVIVFGDSAYQGDGLSAEKTIEALARRLAGFRVFMAVGTSAGSLTGIRAAYKTATKALLHAFYELEENRIIRYDMIEGSVFQHCHNQLELLERILEAFEIIDYAGYRSIVDSMEQLFRETRVYPDEVRKFVVFLLHEIRAYMSVHIASDRRPFGYLFDIPNMDEALLTFDDMIGMLRSCGQVCFELLLKQSMIEPQGIVQDINDYIRSYFRESLTIKQLAEQFFLHPTYLGQLLIRKNGIGFNELLHDLRIEEASRLLRMNQYKNSELSEMVGYTNYNHFLKQFEKRLGMSPNEYKKIKAFHVKSFNSNIVSDQI
- a CDS encoding sugar ABC transporter substrate-binding protein, producing the protein MGDRKKSLLRIGAVALLSLSVVLSGCSISGSSKGGNSNADNVNSGEVGAASPIEISVFLNEAGQQATADNKLYKMMKDELGVTFKFEFLAGDKNQKLGVMIAGGDYPDLISADTKLTAAGGVIPLEDLIEKHAPNLKKHYEKYWNQMKDPNDGHIYYLPNYGVYNGEVADTYYGGPAFWVQKAVLKEFNYPTIKTLDEYFDLIKKYKEKYPTIDGSPTIGFEILNYDWKTWGLLNPPQHLIGHPNDGGVVVNKGVAEIFADKDYAKKYYQKLNEINAQDLLDKETFTQNYDQYLAKLSNGNVLGMFDQHWNFLKAEDSLKVQKKLERTYVGFPLVYDSSIKDYYRDRPALNLNNGFGITVNAKDPVKIIKVLDKLMDEKWQKRFTWGVEGQDYYVNKQGRFMKTPEQRTNADDAAWKLANKAEALYNTAPKLEGYFSDGNATTATNQPEEYQASLKPYDKEVLKAYGFNSYVDFFSAPPENPVYYPAWSADIVDGSPAKIASTKLNELSTKYLPKAILSSPSSFDSVWNEYTSEIHKLDIKTYEDKINEVLKWRIENWTAK